cttcttcttcttctttgcttctcaagtctggTCTTCTGCTTCTAAACTCAAGTCTGGTGCTttttataaagccttataaaacctttataaaaccttacaaaaccttataaaaccttataagtattttcaagtctggcagcttaattctcaagtctagctgcttaattctgcttcatgtcaacactccccctcaagcttgaccatgtggaacaagtcaagcttggaagccatgaagtattccctcattaaaacctcaactaggtaaaaccctttgggagaaaacccaagtcaaggaaaaagagtagaacacttcatgaagGAGAGATCATTGACATGATAGGTCTGTGAGTCCCAATTTTGGATGAATGAACTCACATACCTTAgtgcttgctgccttggtgaagatatcagctagctgatcttcactccttgtgtagcacggcaatatgatcttctgctccacggcttgtctcactttgtggcaatctacctctatatgtttggtcctttcatggaagactgagttgctagcaatgtgtatagcagcctggttatcacaatgcatcgtGATTGGCGTTGTAACTTCAATTCCCAAGTCCTTAAGAAGTCCCTTGATCCAAATCAACTCGCTTGTGAGCTTCCTCATAGCTCTATAttctgcctcagcacttgaacaagacaccaccttctgcttcttgctcttccatgttaccaaattgcctccaatgaaggtacaatatccagtagttgatcttctatcaactcgatctcctgcccaatccgcatcacagtacccAACAATCTCAGTGCTtctattgcatcccatccatactccttggcctggtgcctctcttaggtacctgagaatcctctcaaccatgttccagtggtgtaccttgggagcttgcatgtgttggcttacttggtttactgcaaagcatacatctggtcgggtaatggtaagataaatgagTTTTTCCACCATTCTCCTATAGTGATTTACATCTTCATATgacttgtcttcaatctccccctcacgcatcACTTTGTATCCTTCCTCTAGAGGTGTTTTGGCAGCTCTTCCACCAAGATCTCCAGCGTCATTTAGTAAGTCAAGGGTGTATTTCCTTTGAGATAGAAACAACCCTTCCTTAGACCTACACATCTCGATCCCTAGGAAGTATTTGAGCTCTCCCAAGTCCTTGATATCAAATGAAGCCTTAAGGAACGCTTTGGTCGAGATGATCCCTTCTTtgtcactgcctgtgatgataatgtcatcaacatagatgagaatGACAATGATTCCTTGCTGGCTAGTGAGGGTGAATAGGGTATGATCAGCTTCAGACTTGACAAAACCTCTTCCATTGAGTGTGGTGCTTAGTTTGTggtaccacgctcttggtgattgtttcaaaccatagatggctttcttcagcctCAATACATTTCCTGGTTTGGTAAGGTGTTCCATACCAGGTGGTGGTCTCATGTAGAcctcatcttctaactctccttgtagaaaagcattcttgacatccatttgccacagatCCCATTCTAAGTTCACAGCCAATGAGAGTACAATCCGTATCGTGtgaagcttagctactggtgcaaaggtgtcaaGGTAATCTTCACCATAGACTTGAGTGTAGCCTCTTGCAACAAgtctggtttttttttctttctggttGCCCATTAGCCAagtacttgatagtgaataGTAACATGCTTGTGACAGCCTTCTTGCCTTTGGGGAGCTCACTCTCAAACCAAGTTCCATTTCGGATCATGGCACTGACCTCATCATCTACTGAGTCTCTCCATTCCTTTATCTCCATTGCCTCCTCAtaggtcctcggaatatactctTGATCTATATTGGTGATGAAGGCTTGATGATCTCTTGGATAGTAAGCAAGGGAGCAAGTTGCTTGAGTGGGATGGGCTACTGCTTGACTGTTGAAATACTTCCAATTTGATGGACGCTTTCTCacccttgtgcttctcctaagCGGCTGGACCTCTCCAACAATCTCAGCTTCAACTTCATTTTGTTGATCTGATTCCTCTTGTTGTTGGCTTTCATCCTGATCATGAACCTCTTGCTCTTGATCAGTAGTCTGCGGATCCTCTTGACCCATGTGTGGTTCCTCTTGACCAGTAGACGAATCCTCTTGATCCCCCCTTCAGGATTAGGATGAGAAGCCTCTTCAGCCGCATCCATACCATTGGCTTGATCTAAACTATTTGCTGAACTAGTAGTTCTTTCATTTGGTGTCATGATGATACCTAGGCTCTCCATGATAATCCGTAGGTTGTTTGCCCTATCTGAGGCCCCTTGAGATAGATCCTTGAGATTGTCCCaactcttctcctcataatagcCTCTAGATTCCACAAACTTGACCTCTCTGGATACTAAGACTCTTCTTGTCTCTGGAGAGTAGCATTTGTAACCTTTTTGAGTGGTAGAATACCCAATGAACACTGCCTTTGTGCTTCTGGCCTCAAGTTTGTTCCTATGATCACCTGTTTGTAATACATAGCACAAGCACTCAAATACCCGTAAATGGTCAATAGatggttttcttttgttcaatacctcataAGGTGTGGCATCATCAAGGACTCTTGTTGGAgttcggttgatgagatagcatgctgtcatgactgcatcactccagaacctcTTAGGCATGTTGGTGtagaacatcatggacctggccacttccatcagatgTCGGTTTTTCCTCTCAGCTataccattttgttgtggagtgtaagggcagctggtttgatggattattccatgcTTGGCCAAGTGGGATTTGAAAGTTGTGCTTGTATAttcccctccattatctgacctgaatactttgatcttaacattgaaCTGATTAGTTATGTAGCTCTGgaagtttataaatgcatctaGTACTCTATCTTTAGATGGTATCATAGTCAGCCATGTATATTTAGATTTCTGGTCTATGAAGGTGACAAAATATCTATGATTTTCCCTAGAAGTGCATGGTGCAGTCCAGACATCAGAgtgtataagatcaaagcatttctcataGATAGTAGATGACTTGGAAAACACAGTCTTGCAATGTTTGCCAAGAATACATGCTTCACATCCatcatttttgaaataaacattagGCAATAACAGGTTCAGTGCTCTAGAATGGGGATGGCCTaacctagcatgccacaatacaTCATTTTCTAAGACAGGGATTGAACTAAAAGCATAAGGTAAACATGATCTAGTCGTGGTGTCTTCAAGCAGGTACAAGTCCCCTTTAGTAACACCCTTTCCGATCATCTTAAgagtctcaatatcctgaaatacgacatcattaggactaaaaataACCTTGCAGTTAAGATCAGTGGCAACcttcttgacagataatagattagatgcaAAAGATggcatataaaatgctttagtATCTTTCTCAAATAGTTTCAAGTTTCCTACACCTTTTATTGGTATGCtgtcaccatttgcaatcataacattgCCTAAGGCAGGCTTAACATTACTGATTAACCtagcatcactaatcatgtggtgAGAAGCTCCAGAATCAATAACTACTGGCTTAAAGCTATCAGATGCATTCAAGGTTGTAACAAGAGCATTGGACAGTTTATAAGAGGCATTCAAAGATaaaccaagtgtgttaccagagttctccttgagggctttgatgagagcatcaaggtcagACCTCTTGATTGTCTCATCTTGGGTAGTCCTCATGATAGAACAGCCACTGAATCCCAAGGTCTTCCCTTCTCCAGCCGCAACCGAGTTCATGGGACGAGGAGTAGATGGCTCGCCCATTTCACCAGAGAAATTCCCCCTTGCATCAGAGTAAGGTGTCCTGAACTTCTgaggcttgaggtgtgggtgaagaaTCCAACATTTGTCTTTGCCGTGACCTTTTTTCTTGCAATGGtcacacacccacactttcttGTCTTTTGGCTTGTAATACCCCTTATTAGCTATGCCCTCATGTTTGTGCTCATTTCCTTCAGCCTTGTTAGCTATGATAAGGTCTCCTTTGCCACCAAAGAATCCCActgagccttgctccttttgaATCTGAGCACAAAGCTCCTCAAGTGATGGAAGCTTCTCACTTCTTAGAATGTGTTTGATTAGATCACTATAACCCGGGTTGAGAGTGAACAACAaagcaaagaccttgtcttgctccttTCTCTCATTAAGTACATCCGGATCAAGACTGGCCGGTCTTAGCATCTCTAACTCGGCCCACAACGATCTGAACTTCCCAAAATACTTGGAAAATTCAGTGTCCTCTTGACTGAGAGTGTTGATAGccctcttgacttcaaacaccctACTGATGTtagatatattttcatataccttctggagagtatcccacagctccttggaagtttcacagtAGGAGTAAGCTTCCAAGATAGAGGTTTCAAGACTATTCTGAATGATGGAAAGGACCATGAGATCCTTCTGACTTGTCTTTCCACCTCCTTCAGCCGCAGCAACAACTTCTTtaccatcctctcctaggatgGTCTTCTTGGTGTCTTTGCCGTCAACAACATACTCCCAAAGACCTTTGCCTCCAAGAGCGGTTTTGACAAGTCTAGACCACAgtaagtagttggttcccttgaggGTAACCGGAATAGACACAGATTTAAAGACATCCGTGTAtgagttttccatttttttttttctgggaaTGAAGAACAACTCAAGAGCAGGATGAACTTtaccaaaaatagaaatgaaaaatCAGAGATTTGTGGAAGTAAAGAGAATAGAGTAGAGAAGAATGAATCTCAGGAGCTtacttgctctgataccatgaaagaatgTGAGGATAAAGAGATGTAGATGAAGAACAttgaagaacagagagagagagagagagaaagtagatctgaGAGAAATTCTATTCCCTTGAAATTCAAATTGTGGATCTAGGTCCAAGTCTTTTAAAGGCAAGTTGCCTCTATAcacaatacaataaaatatttattgtttaaaatactCAAcggtcttcttctctctttttcttcttctttgcttctcaagtctggTCTTCTGCTTCTAAACTCAAGTCTGGTGCTttttataaagccttataaaacctttataaaaccttacaaaaccttataaaaccttataagtattTTCAAGtttggcagcttaattctcaagtctagctgCTTAATTCTGCTTTATGTCAACAACATATTGACCAaccttttaatgaaaaaaaggaaactaacgTTCTTTTAGCACAAAAAacgttctttttcttttcttgctttTGTGCAGGTTTCTTATTGGGTTTGAGTTTAAAATTGAGGCCCAATTACTACACGTCTCCGCGCTTACATTACATCTCTGCCCTGTTATAAAAATCGGCCGCCTAACCGCTTAGGCGGCCGCCTAACCgcttaggcggccgcctagacgctacgcgtcactcttccgccccgatttatgccaaatcggtttaaaaaatcggatatccgattttttccgcctagaccgcctaaatgaccgcctagccgcctaaatgaccgcctagccgcctaggcggccgcctaatctattttttatttttatttttattttatttttatttttttatttattttttattttatttttaataatatttttattttttatttgatctaaaattttataaatatcatttatattcataattttgatgaaaaatacactatattaagtttatatattctatttgtgtgttttatacaatcttaaacatgaaaatgtattaatgttatacacaattaaagattaacatgttttataacacagtaaaccatctaaaaattccgccccgcataattttcgattaatccccgattttctctttaggcgctaggctcaacccgaccgcccgactagcgcctagcgcgttcccgaacagggCATCTCTGTATCCAAGTCGGTAAAACATATTTGGGACATTTTTTTGGAACATATTTACACTATTAtttgtgatttatttatttatttaagctTTCACTTTAGAGAGTTAAAATGActatttattgttattgttagtaaatatttaacattttgaAGATTAATAAGTCAAATACGGTGAAGATTTGATTATTAAAGGGGTGTATGGAAATTTTCATGCAAGAGAGCGCAATCCTAGTTTTATTCAAGAAATGGCTAATATCCTATCAAGTCCTATGAATCAAACGATACTTTCCATAGAAAAATGACAAATAATCATTTATTCAAATGATACAAGTGAACTGAAAAGTTAATAAGCAacttttactatatatatatatatatacaaaaagaaGGTTATATAATACAAGCAAAGttgagttccaaaaaaaaaaaaataataatacaagcAAAGTtaagacaaaatatatatacaaagggAAAGTTTTGTCGGGAAGAAATTAaaccattttttgtttttttaaacgCACAAGAAGTTGGAATCAGTAAGGATGAACATTTCTAGTAAGTCCATTCACATTGGTGAAGAATCCGACATGTTTGTAAGGAAGATACGATCTTCGTTTCCCTTCTTCTCTGATCGCTCTGTTCCTCATGTATAACCTCTCATGTGCCGATCTCGTCGTTTTCGTCTCTTTCTCCTTCACGCCGCCGCTCAATTTAGCCGCCGGCTTAGAAGAAGACTGCTTCTTCTTGTCGCCGTGATGCAGAAACACAAACGCGTCTTTTCCGTCGCTGTTGCTTCTCGAAACGAGATCTCTAAACCTCCACAGCTTCGAGAACCCCGTCGAACTGCTTTTCCGACAAGTCTCCGGCGAAGCTTCCTCCACCACGGTTCTGCCTGACCACGAGCAGTACGGTCCCATCGGCTCAGATTCTTCCTCCCTTTCGGTGGTGGTGGCTTCCTCGCTCTCCACGAAGAGCTTCTTGAGAGGCGAGCGGAGGGATCTCTCCTCCGGTTCGAAGAGCAGATTCCGGTTAAAGAGAGGATAAACCGGTCGGATCTGACCGTCTTCGAAGGCTTCGTCTGCGGTTATCGGTGAGTTATCTGCGTTTACGCTCGTGAAAGAGAactcttcatcttctccttcttcttctctctcgtcATCGTCATCTTGATTCCACCAAGACTTCTCAAGATTATTGCCATCTctgttcttttcttcttcttcttcttcctcctttttAAAACCGACCTTCAGTTTCGAGCTGAAGTCATCGTTTAGTTTCCCGTAAAGCTCGGCGAAGCTCTCTTCTCCGACGAATCTCGTCGCCAGAGATAAAGGAGAAACAACTTGCATCTTTTTAACAATTAGATCCAAATAGATAGAAAGTTTCTCTCTTTCTTGAAAAAGATAAACTGAAACGGAAAAAAGAGTGCTGAAGAGGTTTGATGAAAACAGAGGAAGCGTTGCTCTCTTTTATACATGGTTCGATATTTTAAAGCCTCTTCGGTCTCCTACttttattttcctatttttatttagttttcttcttttataatATTACAAGCTAGTAGTATCAAATAACTTTAAATTAATTGCCAAATATTATCGTTTATTGGTCAAGACTCGAAGTTGAACTTGAAAAATTGGTACATTTGTTAAATTAATTGTTCTCCATGTCTATTAAGCAAAGCATATATACATGGAACTGAACTTGGATTCTAGAACAAAAACTATTTGAATGTGTTCTTAAAATCTtgaatactccatccgtttcaaaaTGTATATTCTAGAGTTTTCACACTTACTAAAAAACacgtaaaattttgacaataaaTGCATTGTTTTCCGTATTTAGTTATTCCCTAtgatttttaaccaataaaaaatcagTATACACAATTAATGtctttgaaatttacaatttgccattacatatattgaaaatataaaatatagattttttagaaacatatttttttaaacataaatatttcagaAACGAAGAGAGTACATCGTTTGCTCCGATTTAGAAATGTCATTAATAGTTGACTTTAGAAAAAtgcaataaatataaaatattttttgttttgttttgttttgttccgTGGATAAACTAGTTAGAAACCCTTAATGGAAAAACACATGATATATGATTGAGCTGATTTTTCTTGGTTTTTAGCTGAGAATATATCAACAGCTTAACAAAGACTTTCCTCCAATCAAAAcacataaattatttacaaaaatatttcaccatttgacccaaaaaaatcaaacataacaaaaagaatataaaaggCGCGTTCGTGTGATGGGAAAGAAACATGAACACGACGGAATGGGTAAATTACTGAAATAACTTGTTCGAGAAGCAAAACAGGACTTGTTCAATGGTCTGACATGTGTACTGACGTGGAAGGTGGCTTGAGGTTCACGTGTTGACCTTATAGATAAATAATTTCCTCGAGAAGCTCACTTGGCTTTTTGGTTTGAGAAGTTGACCCACCGATCTGGTTCGCATTTGTGTGACAATCCATCCCGTTCACGGTTTTGCAGGGCACCGACACTAACTTCTCACCGTGAAAAAAAAGGCTCAATTGGTGACAAATCGTCCGGTGGGAGTGTTGTTAAAAGGTGAAGTCTTGGGTTCGAGTAACGTCAAACACATCAATAACCTACCGGTGGATGTGGAGGCGTTTCTTCCGATGGTGAGGAGTTAGGATCGGTGCCTTACAGGACTGTGAGCCGGATTCCGAGTGAGCGGGATGAGTTGTCACAAAAAAAgtcgactttttttttgtgacaaccTGCCCCGTGGGAATTACCCGCCCTGTCGGTTCCAGGTTCACAATCCTGCAAGgcaccgaccccaacccctcAATTATGAGCCCTCACTGACTccctaattaggttgttggtgcgCTTGGCATTACTGGAACCCAAGACCTCACCTTTTAACAACATTCTCACAAGACAAGCTGTCACCAATTGACCTGCAACTTGTAACATTCTGacccgcccacggctaatggacAACCCACGCCCGCTCACTCGGTCTGTGGGCTCCATCCCGTTCCCACGGTCGGTCCGTTTTAATTTTTCCAAGGCCCGAAATCAATGTTTACTGACCCTGTAATCACCATCCGACCTTTTTCTGTGATTTGGCTTCACTCacacggtatcgcgaatcactttccGATAGTTCACTCATCCTTTCACCACTCCAGTTCAAGCACACTTAACTCTTGAGTTTTAAACGAATGTGTGACAGAAAATGTAAGCCAACTTTGGTGATATAGGTAGCCAAAttaattctcttaagcctttcccATATATCACAattcgggatgttacaatttgaTTAATGTATTAGCAATTTTAGCATTCCCCTAAGGAATGGAATTATGCAGCTCTGATCATGGACTCATGGGTTTAAAAGTGTTCATAATATGGTTTGTTTGATAAAAGCTTAGTAACTTTCTCTACGGTTCTTGTTTCTCAAGTTTGTTTAGATATTTGTTTAATCTATGCAGATACTTTTGTGGTATACTATTAGACATATGCTTTGGAATTTCGGTCGTTATACGGTTTTGTCGGTTCAAAGAGAGGTGATAATTATGTGGTAAATTACTCATCTACAAAACGTACATCACTCGTTAGCAGGCCTGGCCCTGGGCTAATGCCCGTGAAGCATAAGCTTCGAGCACCAAATATTATAACCGAATTTAGggcataaatattaataatgtcTCATTGATGTAGTGGCTAGAGAGCCTACATATCTCTTCAAGATGGTGGGTTCGATCCTATCTAGGGgcatcatttttgtaattttgttttagGCATATTTTTACACGCTGCTCGTTAGATatgtacataaatatttttttttataaaggatgaacaaaactctataaattgtttattttttcttataccTTTTAcagaacataaaataaataatttgctTTGTTGTATACATTATGTAAGTATGTAACTGATTATGATGTTCGTTTTAGGATGTGCGAATTTTAAAAGTTGTGATATGATTGTGTTTAATTAGTTATGGGCtgaaacatatttattttgttcatgatgaatatttttagaataaatatagttttttttaaagctgAGAAATTTATTTAACCAAAGCCAACTGATTCAACTGAGTCACATTAATCACATGGTTAAGAGTCTTAAGACGGTTCTTGGCAGATTTTAATTCGGTCTGATTGCTTTTATTATAACCTTACTTGTTGGCCACCAATCCTATTTATGGTTGAACTCAGTTTGGCTGCTTGGTCGGTTCGAGTTTTTTAAAACACTTTTCTAACATTATCCTCTGATCAAGTGCGTCACGTGTTGAATCGTGAATAATCCACAATGTGAACAAACCAAGAGTTATGATAACAAAGTGGCA
This Brassica napus cultivar Da-Ae chromosome C6, Da-Ae, whole genome shotgun sequence DNA region includes the following protein-coding sequences:
- the LOC106417664 gene encoding uncharacterized protein LOC106417664, giving the protein MQVVSPLSLATRFVGEESFAELYGKLNDDFSSKLKVGFKKEEEEEEEKNRDGNNLEKSWWNQDDDDEREEEGEDEEFSFTSVNADNSPITADEAFEDGQIRPVYPLFNRNLLFEPEERSLRSPLKKLFVESEEATTTEREEESEPMGPYCSWSGRTVVEEASPETCRKSSSTGFSKLWRFRDLVSRSNSDGKDAFVFLHHGDKKKQSSSKPAAKLSGGVKEKETKTTRSAHERLYMRNRAIREEGKRRSYLPYKHVGFFTNVNGLTRNVHPY